The genomic interval TAGGGCTTACGGCTATTGTGGAGATACTTCTTCAGACTGAAGACATAGATGTGGATTCCAAGGACAGCAATGGTCGAACCCCTCTCTCTTGGGCTGCAGAAAATGGATACGAGATGATTGTCAAGTTACTTCTCGATACTGGGAGGGTGGATGTAGAGTCTAAGGACTCTGAGTATGGCCGAACTCCTCTCTCTTGGGCTGCAGAGAATGGACACGAGCGGGTCGTTAAGTGGCTTCTCGACACTGGAAGGATGGATGTCGAGTCCAAGGACAGCAATGGCCGAACTCCTCTCTCTTGGGCTGCAGAGAATGGACACGAGGGGGTTGTCAAGTTGCTCCACAGAGCTAATCTGGGCAATCGCGACTGTGTTAGTGAAGGTCCAGTTAGTGCGTCCCCTGTCTAACATGTCTGCTGTGGATATGACAAGTTTATCATATAAGGAGGAGAGTTCCGCACAGGCAAAACCGATAAACTTGGGACTCGAGGGCCCATTCAACTTAAGGTGTCTTGATAATATCGTATGCCTCGTCGATATGGTTTTGAAGAGAAGTACGCCGAAAACCGGATACGAGATTGTTTATTGTTGTCTAGCCTTCGGGTTACCCAAGTTCCAAACTGGCCAAGACAGCGGCTGTACCTGGTAGAATGTACCATAACCCTTGTGGCCATGAACGAGGCGCGTCGAAGATTCGCATTCTGCtccttgccttcttttttgtgCGTGCTCCCTTGCCTGGgccaaagaaaggatgacTTGTGATACTACGATGGCCAAAAGCAATGGAGATTGGAGATTTTTACCTTTTCTGTCCGGATCATCAATGGCTGCGGTGTACTGCGGCGCACTGCGGTACGGGGCCCACATACTGCGAAAACTAACTTTGATTGGCTGCATAGGCCCCCGTCCACGAGTCGATCCCGCACACTCCTGTGATACGGGATGAAAGCTGCATTGATGCAGGCTAGCAAGCAGCTGCCAGCTGACAGGAAGGATGATCAAATAGGAAATTCCTTCAGCATAGATAGAGCCTGATAAGAGTGTTAGAGCCAGACTacattgatgatgataaagAATCGGGTCTCCGAAATGAAACTCTTGAATGTCTTATGGGAGGAACGGAATATATCTATGGAAGAAACGAAACATCCTGCTCTGGTACATGTCCATTGTTATTTATCACCGGAGGATCCCTTCACCACGAGCCTTCATTAATGCTGGCTGCTCTGTGTGCCCTCTGGAAAGAACATCCGAGCGTTGTGGCAAATCTCACCACCACTTCCTATGATTCCGGCGGTCATTGCAGAGGCTATGTCACAGTCGAATGCATGTCAAATGCGTGCCGCTGAAGGTGCATTTTGCACGTGAAGATCTCGTCGCAGACATTACACCTTATCTTGGATTGCGTGGAGATATGACGAAGGTGCTTTCGCTTGATGTGCTTGGTCACGTCTCCATGGCTGGAGAATTTGTACGTTCGCTTTCCAATATCCAAATCCTGCTGACCAAGACAGATGAAACAGAAGAGAGGCCTCTCAATTCCCTTCTCGGAGGGCTTGTTCTTCATTACCGATTGAATCGCAGATAGCAGTCTGTCATTCGTTGGGGAAGAAGGCCGGGTCAACTGCATCTCTCCTTTGACATCGTCATCTTGTCCGGTGGCGGAGGGCTCTGTAGCAGAACGCTTATCGCGTGGAAGACGGCAGGTATCACCTTCTTCGAAAAGAGCATAAGCAGCCACAGCATCGATTGCTTCCGTCCGTCTAGCCACTTCCTCTTCGAGTGTCGGGCGAGGTAGGGTGAGGAGGCTCTCAATCAGTCGCTTCTGAGGCAGTGGTACCGCTCCTGAACATTTGAGaggtttttcttcctcggccaGGTTGAATCCAGACAGCTGACGTCTGATTTCCAGCATCGGTTGCTCGCGGTCGTACTTTGCTTGAATCTGAGCGAGCAATGCGCTCCGTGCTCGCTGCCTAGCACCTGCGATCTCTTGGTTCAGCTTCTTGTACAGTGCGTATTGCTCTGTCCCATGGTGATTCGACAATGGGCGCCCCATTTGGCGACTAAGCTCGTCACGCCGGCGAATCAGGTCAGCGATTTCCGGATCTTGGTTGACGGAGGACGATTGTGCGGTAGTTAATTCTTGAGGGCGATTCGGATCGATGGACCGGCTCATCCGGCATGCGGCACGCATGATGTCGTCTTCAGGGTTAAGACCGCGAATTATAGCAGGGATGTTTTTATTGATCCTTCTGCTGAGATAGTATCGCAAAAAGGTGCGGGTGTCGGCATGATGCATGATCAGATTGCGCAGTGAGTCACTAACAGATCCTATGGCGCGTTAGTTGGTGTAAATCGACGGCCAATTTCCTGGAGTAACGTACCGCTGCTATCTAACGCTGTCCCGGCCCCGTATCGCAAACTGTACGGACGTGTGACTTGGGGAAAACCGGTAATCACCCCTATCTTCTTAACCCAAGGTTCAATCGTCGTATAAGGAAGCGGCTTATCAGGGGATATAGAAATTCCCTGCAAGGTCCGCTCCGACATTCTAAATATGGGGACATCGTCCAGTGCTGGGTCCAGGTGCAAAGGGAGCTCGTTGCATCCATCGCGGATTCGAAGCCGTGGAATCTGGCTAGCAGAAACAAGTACTTCCTCGCCTTCGACCCGGTCAAAAGCACGGTCCGCAAAAATCAAGCCTAGGAGGAAAACGTGAGGACTGAGAACGAGAGAAGGATCGAAAATAATCTCGGGTAGAATGTATGTGTTACTGGACAGGTTAGCCACGAAAATAGAACGGCCACTGAGAACTTACGCATCCTTCGCACCGAGCCATTCCTTGGTAAACTCAAAAGTAAACTCGATAATAATGCGATGAGGGCCGCCTTGCGGGTCACGTAGCAAGCTGACTTGAATGTGGCGATACCGAAGATTCAGAATGGCCTGAGGACGGTTGGTTGTCAGGCCAGCAAGCTGCAGGAAGAGTGCGAGTTCAATACGGTGACGACCATGGCCaaacttcttcttcgtcgtacTGACCGTGGTCTCTACAACCTTGGTCAAGTCCTCGACATCCATCGGCGGTTTGTCGCGCCCTTTTGAGGACAGTTTGTGTTTCTTGGCCAGCCGTCGAATTACCTAGACACCATGGTGCATCAGCTCCACGTCCTGTACGAAATAACGAAGAATCGTTTGGATCATAGCTTTGTGCATCAGGGAAGGGCATGTTTGAACGTACACGACGCATCTGGCGGTTCATTTGCTTTGTGATCTTGTTCGAAGTTTCTCTTTCGTACACCAGGCGAAACACCTTCCAAAAGGTGTCAAGTGAACTCTTACACTTTGTACCTGGGAGCCGCCTTCCATCTTTTCCACGCCGAAGATTGAGGACCCAATCCAGGAAGATATACATGATCGAAATCGACAGGCGTGTAAATTCCTCTTGAGGGTCTTTTCGTAGAAAGGCACAGAATCTATCGGCCAGAGTCAGGCAAACATGTATCAGTGGTTGAAAGGGTAAGCCATACTGCGACCACTTCTCTTCCACCCGATTGAGTAGGGCGGTGGTACCCTTTCCATAGTCCTCCTTGGTGTAGTCGGTCTCGTCGAAGTTCGCAAGCTGCTGGATATAGTACTCTGGTGGATGCTCGTTATCCGCAAAGAGAAGTGCGGCATCACTGGCATCTTTGTCCTGCGAGCCCTCGTCTTCAGGCTCTGTCAAATCCGTATCATAGTGACCATCTTCGGTGCTCTCTCTTTCGGAAGAGTCGCTGTCGTGGGATAACGGGTCGACTGTCTTTCGTTGTTGGCGAGCCATTATACTATACAATGTAGTCGATGACAATATGCGTTTCGAGATAGCCCTCCTGCTTCAGGTCTTTGTGGCACTGATTACTCGGCAGTGGATCGGGAAGACCAGTAAAGAAATCGAAGACTCGGGTGTAGATAGCACAACAGGGGGACAAAAGGCTGCCCAAGCGAGGGGCCACCGCTTATAATGGCACTGTCGAGA from Aspergillus flavus chromosome 7, complete sequence carries:
- a CDS encoding C2H2 finger domain protein; amino-acid sequence: MARQQRKTVDPLSHDSDSSERESTEDGHYDTDLTEPEDEGSQDKDASDAALLFADNEHPPEYYIQQLANFDETDYTKEDYGKGTTALLNRVEEKWSQFCAFLRKDPQEEFTRLSISIMYIFLDWVLNLRRGKDGRRLPGTKCKSSLDTFWKVFRLVYERETSNKITKQMNRQMRRVIRRLAKKHKLSSKGRDKPPMDVEDLTKVVETTVSTTKKKFGHGRHRIELALFLQLAGLTTNRPQAILNLRYRHIQVSLLRDPQGGPHRIIIEFTFEFTKEWLGAKDANTYILPEIIFDPSLVLSPHVFLLGLIFADRAFDRVEGEEVLVSASQIPRLRIRDGCNELPLHLDPALDDVPIFRMSERTLQGISISPDKPLPYTTIEPWVKKIGVITGFPQVTRPYSLRYGAGTALDSSGSVSDSLRNLIMHHADTRTFLRYYLSRRINKNIPAIIRGLNPEDDIMRAACRMSRSIDPNRPQELTTAQSSSVNQDPEIADLIRRRDELSRQMGRPLSNHHGTEQYALYKKLNQEIAGARQRARSALLAQIQAKYDREQPMLEIRRQLSGFNLAEEEKPLKCSGAVPLPQKRLIESLLTLPRPTLEEEVARRTEAIDAVAAYALFEEGDTCRLPRDKRSATEPSATGQDDDVKGEMQLTRPSSPTNDRLLSAIQSVMKNKPSEKGIERPLFCFICLGQQDLDIGKRTYKFSSHGDVTKHIKRKHLRHISTQSKIRCNVCDEIFTCKMHLQRHAFDMHSTVT